CTCTTAAAAGCTCCATCTTCTTCGTTAGGCTGCAACCTTCGTCATTACAACGTAGGTTTAAGGTTTAAGGTTTAAGGTTTAAGGTTTAAGGTTTAAGGTTTAAGGAAGCTCACACCGTACACCATACACCGTACACCATACACCGTACACCTTAAACCGTATACCTTAAACCGTACACCTTAAACCGTATACCTTAAACCGTACACCTTAAACCGTATACCTTAAACCTTAACAAATTTACGACTTTTTACGAAAGTATCATTAAGGACTCTTTCAGTAGCAAACGTTTTATTTGCCGCTGCCCAGAACAATTACTGTCTTAAGGATAATTTTAAAATCAAGCCACAGGGACCACTGGTCAATATATTTTGTATCCAGGGCAACGATTTCATCAAAATCAGTGATCCGGTTGCGCCCCGACACCTGCCACATCCCCGTAAGACCGGGCTTGACGGATAAACGCCGGTAATGCCGAAGCTGGTATTCAGCCACCTCACCCGGGGTCGGCGGCCGGGTGCCGACCAGGCTCATCTCTCCTTTCAAAACATTCCAGAACTGCGGCAATTCATCCAGGCTCAACTTGCGAAGAATCCCGCCCACCTGGGTCACCCGGGGGTCATCACTTATTTTGAAAACGGCGCCGCTCAGTTCGTTACGGTCGGCAAGCTCCTTTTTACGCGCCTCGGCATCCACAGACATGGAACGATATTTATAGAGAGAAAACAGGCGGCCGTTTTCCCCCACCCGCTGCTGGGCAAAAAATATCGGTCCCGGGGAATCCAGTTTAATGGCCAGCGCCACCGGAGGAAACAGCACCACGTTCAGCAGCAGGCCGACAAGCGCTCCGGCGATATCAACCAGGCGCTTGATCAATATCTGGTCGGGATCAAGGGTTACGGGATGGAGTACCACCAGGGGAAAATTGGCCAGCCGGGCAAAATCGCAGCTGCTGCGGCAATGTTCATTGATATTGAGCATGATTTTACTGGTTTTACCGGCCTGCTCGGTAATCTCCAGGTAGGTGTCAATGGGGAAACGTGGCCCGGCGGCATCCCGATCCAGGGCAAAATAAACTTCGTCGACGATGTTGAGGGTGAGGATATTCTCAAATTTGGCCGGGGTGACTGTCGCTGCCTCAAGAGCGGCAAAGACCTTAATGCCATAACTGCCATGCTCTAAGAAAAAGTTTTCAATTTCAGCCAACTTTTTGCCGCTGCCAATTACCAGTGCCTGGCGGAAATTATACCCTTTACTTCGTAAACGGTTGAGAAAAATTTTCAGGCCTATCTTGCCAAGCATGACCAGAAAAAATGAACCGGCGGAAAAATAGAGAAACAGCAGGCGGCTGTAATAGGTGGCGTGGCTGAGGAACAGCAGGGCGGCCGCCAGGGAAAAAGCGATGATAAACGCGGCCACCACCCTTTTGGCGATCTCAAAGAAGATAATGAACCGCAATTGATGATACAGCTTATGGCGATAAAGGCTGAAGAGAAAAAAAGGGATAAAAATCACGGCAATCCAGCCGTATTGCCGCAGGTCATCCAGCCGGGGAAAACGGTCGAAGCGGGCGTAAAAGGCCAGGGGAAAGGCTGCCGACATCAACAGTAAATCAGCGCCGATAACCACTCTTCGAATAATGGTTGACTGCTCTTTGAGCATCCTTTATCCTCCGCCCGACCATGACAACAGCATCAGCGAATCACTCCTTGCCCTTACTATCCTTAAACAGCCTGGGCCGCCAACGAAGAAATTAATCAAATAAAGATCCAAATCCTGACCAGTCATGTATTGCTCTATTTTGTTAATGGCAGCAATAATATCTTCTATGTGGATTTCTCCAGTCCCCAGGCATAGAAAATTTCCCGTTCAACTCTATATCTCAACTTTCTGAGTTGATCTGAAAACAGCTGAAAAGAAATCTCCAGGGATGTTCCGGCATGGCTCTCGCTCATTCTCGCCAGCCGTCCATGGACGGCTTCCGAGGCGTCCGCCACGAATCACATCGTGTGATTCGTTCGGCGGCCAATACCGCTATGAGCCAAGCCCGAACATCCTGCTAATATGTCCTTGGCAATGCGAGTCAGAAAGTTGAGTCTCTCCTAAGTTAAGCGATTAGCTGTTAGCTATCAGCGTTTAGCCTTGAAAAATAAAGGCGTTACGTTAATGAGAAATAACACCCAACGGGTGAAAGTTTGTAAGTAAATA
The genomic region above belongs to Pseudomonadota bacterium and contains:
- a CDS encoding sugar transferase; protein product: MLKEQSTIIRRVVIGADLLLMSAAFPLAFYARFDRFPRLDDLRQYGWIAVIFIPFFLFSLYRHKLYHQLRFIIFFEIAKRVVAAFIIAFSLAAALLFLSHATYYSRLLFLYFSAGSFFLVMLGKIGLKIFLNRLRSKGYNFRQALVIGSGKKLAEIENFFLEHGSYGIKVFAALEAATVTPAKFENILTLNIVDEVYFALDRDAAGPRFPIDTYLEITEQAGKTSKIMLNINEHCRSSCDFARLANFPLVVLHPVTLDPDQILIKRLVDIAGALVGLLLNVVLFPPVALAIKLDSPGPIFFAQQRVGENGRLFSLYKYRSMSVDAEARKKELADRNELSGAVFKISDDPRVTQVGGILRKLSLDELPQFWNVLKGEMSLVGTRPPTPGEVAEYQLRHYRRLSVKPGLTGMWQVSGRNRITDFDEIVALDTKYIDQWSLWLDFKIILKTVIVLGSGK